The following proteins are encoded in a genomic region of Sphingopyxis sp. YF1:
- a CDS encoding TonB-dependent receptor, with translation MIFKQKRDSVRMLATVSLTAVALSSAPAFAQAAPAETQYDDDAIVVIGVTKQDANIQDTPIAITAFSGETLNEQGISKVEDIASFTPGFNIRGAGNNPTAFSLAMRGQVQNDNIATLEPSVGTYLDEIYVARAYGLNVELVDVENVQVLKGPQGTLFGRNTSAGAVLIQTANPRYDEISGKLSATYGRFDERTGQAVLNLGLSDSLAIRGALYYQKRDGYKTDVNTGAKYEGRETINGRVKLGWKPTDTLEVLLSGEWYDTYIDGPVRQNLFFNAPAAFGPAKPIVDGIAAAERADFGGNPNLAAYTPPSAVVGADPRGPFNKTQTQTYSAKFILDTNFGQIRWINGYRGVQSENLIDLDGSSVVGHFTEGTQDLKQYSSELQLTGTALDDRLNFATGITYFRETGFDQSRSNLFNGKFTAGPTVPPQFVGRTNWSNFSGQLDNDSYGMYGQLNYKLTDALRVTGGLRYSIDDKRVTTQTGDVVDNTGQFVRCTPATVAIPCDRERHKTFTNLSYTIGVDYDVTDDILVYAKHSKGYRSGALQLRTVTLADSIPSDPEIVHEQEIGIKTTFLDGRARFNVAGYHNKVRDAQRSPVLAPNGISQTVIENADTETWGVEADASIEVVDGFTLFASGALSDPKYTRYEGKALDGVPPNQAIVTVDKSDYLLIGLVKKQFTVGANYKQDFGGVGLDANIVYAWQGKMPQIDIPVNMFTSTAPGGLGLTQAQADQLAAVAQSGSLGLLNARVALSFGPEKNFEVALWGKNLTNDQEQQYTLLLSNIYVGTSYNEPRSYGVTASFKF, from the coding sequence ATGATTTTCAAGCAAAAGCGCGATTCGGTCCGGATGCTGGCGACGGTGTCGCTCACCGCCGTCGCCCTGTCGTCGGCCCCGGCCTTTGCCCAGGCGGCTCCCGCAGAGACCCAGTATGACGACGACGCGATCGTCGTGATCGGCGTGACCAAGCAGGACGCCAATATCCAGGACACGCCGATCGCGATCACCGCGTTCAGCGGCGAGACGCTGAACGAGCAGGGTATCTCCAAGGTCGAGGATATTGCGAGCTTCACTCCCGGCTTCAACATCCGCGGCGCCGGCAACAATCCGACGGCCTTTTCGCTCGCGATGCGCGGTCAGGTCCAGAACGACAATATCGCGACGCTCGAACCGTCGGTCGGGACCTATCTCGACGAAATCTACGTCGCGCGCGCCTATGGTCTCAACGTCGAACTGGTCGACGTCGAGAATGTCCAGGTGCTGAAAGGTCCGCAGGGGACGCTGTTCGGCCGCAACACCTCGGCGGGTGCGGTGCTGATCCAGACCGCCAATCCGCGCTACGACGAAATCTCGGGCAAGCTCAGCGCGACCTATGGGCGCTTCGACGAGCGCACCGGGCAGGCGGTGCTCAACCTCGGCCTCTCGGACAGCCTCGCGATCCGCGGTGCGCTCTATTACCAGAAGCGCGACGGCTACAAGACCGACGTCAACACCGGCGCCAAATATGAAGGGCGCGAGACGATCAACGGCCGGGTCAAGCTGGGCTGGAAGCCCACCGACACGCTTGAGGTCCTGCTGTCGGGCGAATGGTACGACACCTATATCGACGGTCCGGTCCGCCAGAACCTCTTCTTCAACGCCCCCGCCGCCTTTGGTCCCGCCAAGCCGATCGTCGACGGTATCGCCGCGGCCGAGCGTGCCGATTTCGGCGGCAACCCCAATCTCGCCGCCTACACGCCGCCGTCGGCCGTCGTCGGCGCCGATCCGCGCGGGCCGTTCAACAAGACCCAGACGCAGACCTATTCGGCGAAGTTCATTCTCGACACCAACTTTGGCCAGATCCGCTGGATCAACGGCTATCGCGGCGTCCAGAGCGAGAATCTGATCGACCTCGACGGATCGAGCGTCGTCGGCCACTTCACCGAGGGCACGCAGGACCTCAAGCAATATTCGTCCGAGCTCCAGCTGACCGGCACCGCGCTCGACGACCGCCTGAATTTCGCCACGGGCATCACCTATTTCCGCGAAACCGGGTTCGACCAGTCGCGCTCGAACCTGTTCAACGGCAAGTTCACCGCAGGGCCAACGGTTCCGCCGCAGTTCGTGGGCCGCACCAACTGGTCGAACTTCTCGGGCCAGCTCGATAACGACAGCTATGGCATGTACGGCCAGCTCAACTACAAGCTGACCGACGCGCTCCGCGTCACCGGCGGCCTGCGCTATTCGATCGACGACAAGCGCGTGACCACCCAGACGGGCGACGTGGTCGACAATACCGGCCAGTTCGTGCGCTGCACGCCCGCGACCGTGGCGATCCCCTGCGACCGCGAACGGCACAAAACCTTCACCAACCTCTCCTACACGATCGGCGTCGACTATGACGTGACCGACGACATTCTTGTCTATGCCAAGCACAGCAAGGGCTATCGTTCGGGCGCGCTGCAGTTGCGCACGGTGACCCTCGCGGACTCGATCCCGTCGGATCCCGAAATCGTGCACGAGCAGGAAATCGGCATCAAGACGACCTTCCTCGACGGGCGTGCGCGCTTCAACGTCGCGGGGTATCACAACAAGGTGCGCGACGCGCAGCGCAGCCCGGTGCTCGCTCCCAACGGCATCAGTCAGACGGTGATCGAAAATGCCGACACCGAAACCTGGGGCGTCGAGGCGGATGCGTCGATCGAAGTCGTCGACGGCTTCACCCTCTTCGCGTCGGGCGCGCTCAGCGACCCCAAATATACGCGCTACGAGGGCAAGGCGCTCGACGGCGTGCCGCCGAACCAGGCGATCGTGACCGTCGACAAGAGCGACTATCTGCTCATCGGTCTGGTCAAGAAGCAGTTCACCGTCGGTGCCAACTACAAGCAGGACTTTGGCGGGGTCGGGCTTGACGCCAACATCGTCTATGCGTGGCAGGGCAAGATGCCGCAGATCGACATTCCGGTGAACATGTTCACCTCCACCGCGCCGGGCGGGCTCGGGCTGACGCAGGCGCAGGCCGATCAGCTCGCGGCGGTGGCGCAGTCGGGATCGCTCGGCCTGCTCAACGCGCGCGTCGCGCTCAGCTTCGGCCCCGAGAAGAATTTCGAGGTCGCGCTGTGGGGCAAGAACCTCACCAACGATCAGGAACAGCAATACACGCTTTTGCTGAGCAACATCTATGTCGGGACGTCGTACAACGAACCGCGCAGCTATGGCGTGACCGCCAGCTTCAAATTCTAG